Proteins from one Shewanella pealeana ATCC 700345 genomic window:
- a CDS encoding DUF2982 domain-containing protein has translation MINEAVLIRPIIKRNGLTLTFAGGLGLATGLGLFLSGSHLFAPGIICFASGAIALVLGGAKLVEPEVTVKLTDEGLTYFHRRGQVVIEWQNIQRFDQPRVSQGLDTLNLPYIGIKLKQVSPVLECISLRLAAGLLTEQRPLLMTASVQDEDLSVLEDQMSAEFSPFIENDDRYKGVLAMFGHRCRLLNSHLGYHLFISTDALDRSEIEFLALLREYKKQSVEQL, from the coding sequence TTGATAAATGAAGCTGTTCTGATCCGCCCCATCATTAAACGCAATGGATTAACACTGACCTTTGCTGGTGGCCTAGGTTTAGCCACAGGATTAGGGCTCTTCTTATCGGGGAGTCATCTATTTGCACCAGGAATTATTTGTTTTGCATCTGGCGCAATCGCACTGGTTCTCGGGGGAGCTAAATTGGTTGAGCCTGAGGTGACGGTTAAACTGACTGACGAGGGGCTGACGTATTTTCATCGCCGTGGTCAGGTTGTAATTGAATGGCAGAATATTCAACGTTTTGATCAGCCGCGAGTGTCTCAGGGGCTTGATACCCTGAATCTGCCTTATATTGGGATTAAGTTAAAACAGGTTAGCCCTGTTTTAGAGTGTATTTCACTGCGGTTAGCTGCGGGCTTATTAACTGAGCAGCGTCCTTTACTGATGACGGCTTCAGTTCAAGATGAAGACCTATCTGTATTAGAGGATCAGATGAGTGCAGAGTTTTCGCCTTTTATTGAAAACGATGACCGATATAAGGGCGTGCTAGCGATGTTTGGTCACCGTTGTCGGCTATTGAATTCACACTTAGGCTATCACCTGTTCATTTCAACAGATGCACTGGATAGGTCAGAAATTGAGTTTCTCGCTCTACTGAGAGAGTATAAAAAGCAAAGTGTAGAGCAGTTGTAG
- the rfbD gene encoding dTDP-4-dehydrorhamnose reductase → MRILITGAAGQLGQALLSIAGLTQVNLAERTVAQQMLVALLPEALECIETTDEVIGVSHQALDICDIDSIRKAFDTIAPDVVINCAAYNAVDKAEFDIDKAMLINAEGPKLLAGECQRHNIRLVHISTDFVFDGELLRAYTEQDSPAPLSVYGKSKLEGERWVSDILGSKATIIRTSWLYSCYGHNFVKTMQSLFKVKESLSVINDQYGSPTWCEALAVAIFMLVKQTQATILTRPSVCEDKPAKGLADLYHYAASASASWYEFACEIQRQAGSVTELAPSTKLSQNKEFAPNSADCSILPITTKAWQELHDNRLALRPKQSALNTQKLCHQLAIEPGSLLTATWQQQLAAMVSYQKVKSRES, encoded by the coding sequence ATGAGAATTCTTATCACAGGAGCCGCAGGTCAACTTGGACAGGCATTGCTATCGATAGCGGGGCTTACACAGGTTAATTTGGCAGAGCGAACCGTCGCTCAGCAAATGCTGGTGGCTTTGTTACCCGAAGCGTTAGAGTGCATCGAAACAACAGATGAAGTGATTGGTGTTTCTCATCAAGCGCTCGATATTTGCGATATAGATTCAATACGTAAAGCATTCGATACTATAGCTCCCGATGTTGTGATTAACTGCGCCGCCTATAACGCAGTTGATAAGGCTGAGTTTGATATCGACAAGGCAATGCTTATTAATGCCGAAGGGCCTAAATTACTCGCCGGTGAGTGTCAGCGCCACAATATAAGACTCGTGCATATCTCAACTGACTTTGTGTTCGATGGTGAGTTATTACGTGCATACACAGAGCAAGATAGCCCCGCGCCGCTGTCGGTTTATGGCAAGAGTAAGCTAGAAGGGGAGCGCTGGGTCAGTGATATCTTGGGCTCAAAGGCAACGATTATTCGTACCTCTTGGCTCTACAGTTGTTATGGCCATAATTTTGTTAAAACCATGCAGAGTTTGTTTAAGGTCAAAGAGAGCCTGTCGGTAATAAACGATCAATATGGTAGCCCTACTTGGTGTGAAGCCTTAGCCGTAGCAATTTTTATGCTCGTAAAGCAAACTCAGGCGACAATTTTGACTCGCCCGTCAGTATGCGAGGATAAACCCGCTAAAGGCTTAGCTGATTTATACCACTATGCTGCTAGTGCTAGCGCTTCATGGTATGAGTTTGCCTGTGAAATTCAACGTCAGGCAGGCTCTGTCACAGAGCTCGCACCAAGCACAAAATTATCACAAAACAAAGAATTCGCACCAAACAGTGCTGATTGTTCAATACTGCCCATTACGACTAAAGCTTGGCAAGAGTTACATGATAACCGATTAGCATTAAGGCCAAAGCAAAGTGCTTTGAATACGCAAAAGTTGTGTCATCAGTTAGCTATCGAGCCGGGGAGTCTACTCACTGCAACTTGGCAGCAACAGTTAGCAGCCATGGTTAGCTATCAAAAGGTTAAAAGCCGGGAAAGCTGA
- a CDS encoding YdcF family protein, protein MFWLKKIVSQFFMPVPLLLLLIALAYLVIRNRQSSRAILAIAAALLITLSSSWGSNWLLAPLEEQYSVNNQPIANSCLVMVLGSGHDENANFTAVQQLSNTALARLTEGVRQLSLGQNCKLVVSGWSGGLSTRSHADVMFDAAVELGVSPKAIIKLPLAQDTIEEAQFMKWEVEDAPFRLVTSASHMPRAMAIFTNAKLNVVAAPTDFAQRASYWWRFDAQSLLSSQRAIHEYLGLLWFKLKYEKEGARSSEGSRT, encoded by the coding sequence ATGTTTTGGTTAAAAAAGATAGTGTCGCAGTTTTTCATGCCAGTCCCTTTACTGCTGCTGCTTATTGCGCTTGCTTACTTAGTTATTCGTAATCGTCAGTCCTCGAGAGCGATATTAGCGATAGCGGCCGCTTTACTGATCACTTTGAGCAGTAGTTGGGGCAGTAATTGGTTACTCGCGCCATTGGAAGAGCAATATTCAGTTAACAATCAGCCTATAGCCAATAGCTGCTTGGTGATGGTGCTTGGCAGTGGTCATGATGAAAACGCTAATTTTACTGCGGTGCAACAGCTCTCAAATACCGCTTTAGCCCGATTGACAGAGGGCGTGCGTCAATTGTCTCTAGGTCAAAATTGTAAACTCGTGGTGAGTGGTTGGAGCGGTGGGCTCTCAACTCGCTCGCATGCCGATGTGATGTTTGATGCTGCCGTGGAGTTAGGCGTATCGCCTAAGGCCATTATTAAGCTCCCATTGGCGCAAGATACCATAGAAGAAGCACAATTTATGAAGTGGGAGGTCGAAGATGCGCCTTTTCGCTTAGTCACATCAGCAAGCCATATGCCGCGTGCAATGGCCATTTTTACCAATGCCAAGCTTAATGTGGTTGCAGCTCCTACCGATTTTGCTCAACGAGCTAGTTATTGGTGGCGTTTCGATGCCCAGAGCCTGTTATCGTCGCAAAGGGCAATTCATGAATACCTTGGTTTACTCTGGTTTAAGCTTAAATATGAGAAAGAAGGTGCTAGGAGCTCAGAAGGTTCTAGGACCTAG
- the cysQ gene encoding 3'(2'),5'-bisphosphate nucleotidase CysQ: MNHVFKQEWLGPLLDIATEAGEAIMAIYKQDDLGVLTKSDDSPVTAADLASHQVIVERLKQLTPDIPVMSEESTDIDWQQRRHWQSYWLIDPLDGTKEFIKRNGEFTVNIAFIHHDTAVAGVVYAPVLDKCFYGELESGAWLKHAGERIELPKVNSSKALVPRIVGSRSHASPGLQAFLQELGEHEMKSVGSSLKFCLLAEGEADIYPRLGLTSEWDTAAAQAVLESAGGRVVQYDTNIPLNYNQKSDILNPYFIAYAPHWH; this comes from the coding sequence TTGAACCATGTATTTAAACAGGAGTGGTTAGGACCTCTTCTCGATATTGCGACTGAAGCTGGAGAGGCCATTATGGCCATATATAAGCAGGATGATCTAGGTGTGTTGACTAAGTCTGATGACAGTCCTGTAACGGCAGCTGATTTGGCGAGCCATCAGGTAATTGTTGAAAGGCTGAAGCAATTAACCCCTGATATCCCTGTCATGTCGGAAGAGTCGACGGATATTGATTGGCAGCAGAGGCGTCATTGGCAATCATATTGGCTGATTGACCCACTCGATGGCACCAAAGAGTTTATTAAGCGCAATGGCGAGTTCACAGTCAATATCGCCTTCATCCACCATGATACCGCCGTCGCAGGCGTTGTATATGCCCCTGTTCTGGATAAATGCTTTTATGGTGAACTGGAAAGTGGAGCTTGGTTAAAACATGCTGGAGAACGAATCGAGTTACCTAAAGTGAATAGCTCGAAAGCGCTTGTTCCTCGAATTGTTGGTAGTCGATCTCACGCTAGCCCTGGTTTACAAGCATTCTTGCAAGAGCTTGGCGAGCATGAGATGAAGAGTGTTGGTAGTTCGCTTAAGTTTTGTCTTTTGGCTGAAGGAGAGGCCGATATTTACCCAAGGTTGGGGCTAACCAGTGAGTGGGATACCGCAGCTGCGCAGGCTGTGCTGGAAAGTGCTGGTGGTCGAGTGGTGCAATATGACACTAATATTCCTCTTAATTACAATCAAAAATCTGACATACTGAATCCCTATTTTATTGCGTATGCGCCACACTGGCATTGA
- a CDS encoding glycoside hydrolase family 3 protein, translating into MSNSDNSVSIWPLTPSVKLIAIVILFVAAAYWIAGVGSKERRDASKIWPVLELEVKQDAGIERKISQLLADMTLEQKIAQMIQPEIGDISVEDMRRYGFGSYLNGGGSFPNGNKHATPSDWIALAEAMYQASVDDSIDGSTIPTMWGTDAVHGHNNVIGATLFPHNIGLGAANNPELIEKIATITAKEVMVTGIDWVFAPTVAVVRDDRWGRTYEGYSEDPQIVKAYAGAIVRGLQGRANADFLGDERVIATVKHFLGDGGTTDGVDQGDNTFAEQQLFDIHAQGYVGGISVGAQTVMASFNSWNGVKNHGNRYLLTSVLKDQMGFDGLVVGDWNGHGQIYDCSNESCPQAVNAGLDVYMVPTKAWKPLFDNTLAQVNSGVIPIERIDDAVTRVLRVKMRAGLFDKPSPAKRALSGNTALIGAKAHRDVARQAVRESLVLLKNEGGVLPLSPTQTVMVAGDGADNIGKQSGGWSITWQGTYNTNADFPGGSSIYSGIQAHVTQAGGKALLSPNGDYAVKPDVAIVVFGENPYAEGHGDLDNLEYQRGNKHDLALLQKLKAQGIPVVAVFISGRPMWVNAEINAADAFVAAWLPGSEGEGVAEVLFRDASEGVQFDFSGKLSFSWPSSPTQTAINRFDNDTPLFPYGYGLTYADSARSMVLNEKADFVTVQNQYMAIFDRAVQAPWVMMIGSKNEQLSVDGSETQAEVVYLRSIDKNVQEDARLFKFNGQGEGVVRFRSNFPRDLRAFIERPSMLSFAVNIEQLGEQAVNLSMGCEADCGEPIDISTLLAKQPIGQWQTVTVPLNCFAKSGVNFAKVNSPFSLSSASKMSLSLADIEFAPITDEKPSMSCL; encoded by the coding sequence ATGTCTAACAGTGATAATAGCGTTTCTATATGGCCGCTTACACCTTCTGTTAAGCTGATTGCGATTGTTATTTTGTTTGTAGCAGCTGCGTATTGGATAGCAGGAGTGGGATCTAAGGAGCGTAGAGATGCGTCAAAGATCTGGCCTGTTTTAGAGCTGGAGGTGAAGCAAGACGCTGGGATTGAACGCAAAATTTCGCAGCTATTGGCAGACATGACATTGGAGCAGAAAATTGCGCAGATGATCCAACCTGAGATCGGTGATATTAGCGTTGAAGACATGAGGCGGTATGGCTTTGGCTCCTATCTTAATGGTGGAGGCTCTTTTCCAAACGGCAACAAGCATGCAACGCCGAGCGATTGGATTGCACTAGCAGAAGCCATGTATCAAGCGTCAGTAGATGATTCTATAGATGGCTCGACCATTCCAACAATGTGGGGCACGGATGCTGTGCACGGTCATAACAATGTGATTGGCGCGACGCTGTTTCCCCATAACATAGGGTTAGGGGCGGCAAATAACCCCGAACTTATTGAAAAAATTGCAACCATAACGGCTAAAGAAGTGATGGTTACCGGTATTGATTGGGTATTTGCGCCAACGGTTGCTGTGGTGCGAGACGATCGCTGGGGCAGAACGTATGAGGGCTATTCAGAAGATCCGCAGATAGTTAAGGCTTACGCTGGCGCAATCGTTAGAGGGTTACAGGGGCGTGCGAATGCCGATTTTCTTGGTGACGAGCGGGTTATCGCAACCGTTAAACATTTCTTAGGGGACGGAGGCACGACTGATGGTGTTGATCAGGGAGATAATACCTTTGCAGAGCAGCAACTCTTCGACATTCATGCCCAAGGCTATGTGGGAGGAATATCGGTAGGGGCGCAAACGGTAATGGCGTCATTCAACAGTTGGAATGGCGTTAAGAATCACGGTAATCGCTATCTGCTGACATCAGTTTTAAAAGATCAAATGGGGTTCGACGGGCTTGTGGTGGGTGATTGGAACGGTCATGGCCAGATTTATGATTGTAGTAATGAGAGCTGTCCCCAGGCAGTCAATGCGGGCCTGGATGTATATATGGTACCGACAAAGGCTTGGAAACCTCTTTTTGATAATACCCTTGCACAAGTAAATAGTGGTGTCATCCCCATTGAGCGTATCGATGATGCGGTAACGCGGGTTTTACGTGTAAAAATGCGTGCCGGCTTATTCGATAAACCGAGTCCAGCTAAACGCGCATTATCGGGTAACACGGCATTAATTGGTGCTAAGGCGCATCGTGATGTGGCAAGGCAAGCGGTAAGGGAGTCACTAGTGCTGCTTAAGAATGAAGGGGGAGTATTACCTTTGTCGCCCACGCAGACTGTGATGGTGGCTGGTGATGGCGCAGATAACATAGGTAAACAATCTGGTGGTTGGTCAATAACTTGGCAAGGCACTTATAATACCAATGCCGATTTTCCCGGTGGCAGTTCTATCTATAGCGGTATTCAAGCACATGTGACTCAGGCTGGTGGTAAGGCATTACTAAGCCCTAATGGTGATTATGCGGTAAAGCCTGATGTGGCGATTGTGGTGTTTGGAGAGAACCCATACGCAGAGGGTCATGGCGATCTCGATAATCTTGAGTATCAGCGAGGCAATAAACATGATCTTGCCTTGCTACAAAAGTTAAAGGCACAAGGGATCCCTGTGGTCGCGGTGTTTATCAGTGGCCGACCTATGTGGGTGAATGCAGAGATTAATGCCGCAGACGCCTTTGTGGCTGCTTGGTTGCCCGGTAGTGAGGGCGAGGGGGTTGCAGAGGTTCTGTTTAGGGATGCGAGTGAAGGCGTTCAATTCGATTTCAGCGGTAAGCTATCTTTTTCATGGCCTAGTAGTCCTACGCAAACAGCTATTAACCGATTCGATAATGATACCCCTCTATTTCCCTACGGATACGGATTAACCTATGCCGACAGTGCGAGGTCAATGGTGCTTAATGAGAAGGCCGATTTTGTGACGGTTCAGAATCAATACATGGCGATTTTTGATCGGGCAGTACAAGCGCCATGGGTGATGATGATAGGCAGTAAGAATGAACAGTTATCAGTAGATGGCAGTGAAACTCAAGCTGAGGTCGTATATTTGCGAAGCATAGACAAAAATGTACAAGAAGATGCGCGCTTATTTAAGTTTAATGGGCAAGGGGAGGGGGTTGTTCGTTTTAGAAGTAATTTCCCTCGTGATTTAAGGGCATTTATAGAGCGTCCATCGATGTTATCGTTTGCGGTGAACATTGAGCAGTTAGGTGAGCAGGCTGTTAATTTGAGCATGGGTTGTGAAGCGGACTGCGGTGAACCTATCGATATCTCAACGCTGCTTGCCAAGCAGCCGATTGGACAGTGGCAAACGGTGACAGTGCCGCTAAACTGTTTTGCCAAATCAGGGGTTAATTTTGCGAAAGTAAACTCCCCATTCTCACTGAGCAGCGCAAGTAAAATGAGTCTCAGTTTAGCTGATATTGAGTTTGCTCCTATTACGGATGAAAAGCCTTCAATGTCTTGCCTTTAG
- a CDS encoding capsule assembly Wzi family protein, translated as MKLKLLSSLLLLGCSTAQAAWWVEPTDLPLRADIQLLSDTGVIVQPITTYPLMWDGIKQDMDKADQTGLSSVQRDAFERVISAYEHDHRGMSSKIELAGGSDTTRFIGFGQDYRDKAEVAVSAEVTKDWFSGRLATSYHYDPIDGNSTRLDDSFAAVMLGNWIVSAGAQQKYWGPGWDSGLIQTTNARPMPGMTLSRNNSQAFETPWLNWIGPWTFTTSFSQMESGRYVPDAKHWGARGTLRPISKLEVGFSWTMQWGGEGYGNSLGDWWDGLFNGGMSEGEVTNGQENMLAGYDFRWSDTAFGIPYGIYYERIHEDYHNGKNKLINSANMGGVDFFLADINTRVFVEYSDTQVACGIDSNAYNCLYEHGFYKDGYRYYGKSLGSTYDNDATTLVVGGITQLGGGQNISNKFRWLRLNTDGTDTGNPEGGNPVSPGEYERVYQFDTSYHRPFYQGTLKVGGTVGYSKYVTSGGDDWDTTIYAGWERRF; from the coding sequence ATGAAACTTAAATTACTATCTAGTTTATTATTGCTTGGTTGCAGCACGGCACAAGCCGCATGGTGGGTTGAACCGACTGACTTACCCCTAAGAGCCGATATTCAACTGCTGTCTGATACGGGCGTGATTGTTCAGCCAATCACCACTTACCCACTGATGTGGGATGGTATTAAGCAAGATATGGACAAGGCAGATCAAACTGGCTTATCCAGCGTGCAACGAGATGCATTCGAGAGAGTCATAAGTGCTTATGAGCATGATCACCGCGGCATGAGCAGCAAAATCGAACTTGCTGGCGGCTCGGATACCACACGCTTTATTGGTTTTGGCCAAGACTACCGTGACAAAGCAGAGGTCGCTGTATCAGCCGAAGTGACTAAAGACTGGTTTAGTGGCCGCTTGGCGACCAGTTACCACTACGACCCGATTGATGGTAACAGCACACGTTTAGATGACAGTTTTGCCGCAGTGATGCTTGGTAACTGGATTGTTAGTGCTGGCGCACAGCAAAAGTATTGGGGACCAGGTTGGGACAGCGGTTTAATTCAAACCACCAATGCTCGACCTATGCCAGGAATGACCCTTAGCCGCAATAACAGCCAAGCATTTGAAACCCCATGGCTTAACTGGATTGGCCCTTGGACCTTTACCACCTCATTTAGTCAGATGGAAAGCGGCCGTTATGTGCCAGATGCCAAGCATTGGGGCGCTCGCGGTACATTAAGACCTATCTCTAAACTAGAAGTCGGCTTCTCTTGGACCATGCAGTGGGGCGGTGAAGGTTACGGTAATAGCCTAGGCGACTGGTGGGATGGCTTATTTAATGGCGGCATGAGCGAAGGCGAAGTCACAAACGGCCAAGAGAACATGCTGGCTGGCTATGATTTCCGCTGGTCAGATACCGCTTTTGGCATTCCATACGGTATCTACTACGAGCGTATTCACGAAGATTACCACAACGGCAAAAACAAGCTGATTAACTCGGCTAACATGGGCGGCGTTGACTTCTTTTTAGCCGATATCAATACCCGTGTATTTGTTGAGTATTCAGATACTCAAGTGGCCTGTGGTATCGACTCTAACGCTTATAACTGCCTCTATGAGCATGGTTTCTATAAAGATGGTTACCGTTACTACGGCAAAAGTCTAGGCAGCACCTATGATAACGATGCCACCACCTTAGTGGTAGGTGGAATAACCCAACTTGGCGGCGGACAGAACATTAGCAACAAGTTCCGCTGGTTAAGACTCAATACCGACGGTACAGATACAGGTAACCCTGAAGGTGGCAATCCTGTGTCTCCTGGCGAGTACGAGCGCGTATACCAGTTTGATACCAGCTACCACAGACCTTTCTATCAAGGTACTTTAAAGGTTGGTGGCACAGTTGGCTACAGCAAATATGTCACATCAGGTGGCGATGACTGGGACACCACGATTTACGCTGGCTGGGAAAGACGTTTCTAA
- a CDS encoding bactofilin family protein yields the protein MFRKKRSGGLTFIAQGTKFTGETEFSAEALIAGELFGKVSSSSNITIEQGGLIDGKLHCAELRVSGTFRGKLTCEKLNITSTGLVDGEVNCQSMEIFEGGQFIGMRVRDDIAFLPSNSAPKQERSKSAKEETIEDAELSMS from the coding sequence ATGTTTAGAAAAAAAAGAAGCGGCGGGTTAACATTTATTGCTCAAGGCACCAAGTTTACTGGTGAAACTGAGTTTTCAGCTGAAGCACTTATTGCTGGCGAGCTCTTTGGAAAAGTAAGTTCCAGTAGCAATATCACTATCGAACAGGGTGGCCTTATCGATGGTAAACTTCACTGTGCTGAGCTAAGAGTCTCAGGTACTTTCCGCGGTAAACTGACTTGTGAAAAGCTTAACATTACCAGCACGGGTCTTGTCGATGGTGAGGTGAACTGCCAGTCGATGGAAATTTTTGAAGGAGGTCAATTTATCGGAATGCGCGTAAGAGACGATATTGCCTTTTTACCCTCAAATTCAGCACCTAAACAGGAACGCAGCAAATCGGCTAAAGAAGAAACGATTGAAGATGCTGAACTCAGTATGAGTTAA
- the mak gene encoding fructokinase: MLRIGVDLGGSKIEVVALNEQGTELFRKRLQTPREYNATLDAIEALVTEAELQLGQKGTVGVGIPGVVSPFSGLVKNANSTWINGHPLDIDLGRRLNREVRVANDANCFAVSEAIDGAAAGKTVVFGVIIGTGCGAGIAINGKVHGGGNGIGGEWGHNPLPWMTPDEFNSTSCFCGNKDCIETFISGTGFVRDYQLAGGLATNGAEIVSSMQEGDVIACAAFERYVDRLARSLAHVINVLDPDIIVLGGGVSNIEAIYPLLPDFLPKYVLGGECRTPVVQNMYGSASGVRGAAWLWSKDET; encoded by the coding sequence ATGTTGCGGATTGGTGTTGATCTTGGTGGTTCAAAAATTGAAGTTGTAGCACTTAACGAGCAGGGCACAGAGCTATTTCGTAAACGTCTTCAGACACCAAGAGAATATAATGCAACGCTTGATGCGATAGAGGCTCTAGTGACTGAAGCCGAACTGCAATTAGGGCAAAAAGGCACTGTGGGCGTTGGGATCCCCGGCGTTGTGTCGCCATTTTCAGGTTTAGTTAAAAATGCCAATTCCACCTGGATTAACGGTCACCCACTCGATATCGATTTAGGTCGGCGTTTAAACAGAGAAGTCAGAGTGGCAAACGATGCCAATTGCTTTGCGGTCTCAGAGGCTATCGATGGTGCCGCGGCCGGAAAAACCGTGGTTTTTGGGGTGATTATAGGTACTGGATGCGGGGCTGGCATTGCCATTAACGGTAAAGTACATGGCGGTGGCAATGGTATTGGTGGTGAGTGGGGGCATAATCCTTTGCCTTGGATGACCCCAGATGAGTTCAACTCAACCAGTTGTTTCTGCGGTAATAAAGATTGCATTGAGACTTTTATTTCTGGTACTGGTTTTGTGAGGGACTATCAACTTGCAGGGGGGCTCGCGACAAATGGTGCTGAGATAGTTTCGTCTATGCAAGAAGGTGATGTTATAGCTTGTGCTGCATTTGAGCGTTATGTCGATAGGTTGGCCCGTTCACTCGCTCATGTTATCAATGTGCTGGATCCTGACATAATTGTGCTTGGCGGCGGCGTCTCGAATATTGAGGCTATTTACCCGTTATTGCCTGACTTCTTACCTAAATATGTATTGGGCGGAGAGTGTCGAACCCCTGTAGTGCAAAACATGTATGGTAGCGCTTCAGGCGTACGCGGAGCAGCTTGGTTGTGGAGTAAAGATGAGACTTAG